The following proteins come from a genomic window of Corallococcus sp. NCRR:
- a CDS encoding M61 family metallopeptidase — translation MPLAVHYRVAMPRPHAHLFEVEASFPAGPDALDAVMPVWTPGSYLVREYARQVQDVTAQGPEGQPLPVRRVDKRTWRVDAKGQAVTLRYRVYANELSVRTSHLDGSHAYFNGATVFLYTEATRALPHHVTVDAPQGWRTFCALDSEGATFLAPDYDTLVDSPFEVGPHTPLTFTVAGVPHEVVVWGDSVPDADRLCADMQRICEAQARMYEGLPLKRYLFLVYLTERGRGGLEHQASTALLFPRMGLSSLRGWEDFLTLVAHEYFHLWNIKRVKPRALVPFDYSQENYTSLLWAFEGGTAYYDNLFVRRAGLMSPTRYLARLGETFSLLHSTPGRRVQTLTEASLVSWVKHYRPDEHSTNSAVSYYLKGEVVCALLDLEVRRATGDAKCLDDVMRLLWQRHGDGSGVPEDGVEQAASEVAGVDLTPFFDRAVRSTEDLDYGVFAHVGLEVSFRVREAPNDKGGTPPRLKGEPRPRGWLGVTVRGSSTLSTVPEGTPALEAGLYPEDDVVALDGWRVDGAGLIARCEDKRPGDTVRVTLFRRDRLLEVPVVLGQKPADAAWLQRVERPTDAQKAAFQAWLGSPWDETPGPA, via the coding sequence ATGCCGCTCGCCGTCCACTACCGCGTCGCCATGCCCCGTCCGCATGCGCACCTGTTCGAGGTGGAGGCGAGCTTCCCCGCCGGTCCCGACGCGCTGGACGCGGTGATGCCGGTGTGGACACCGGGCAGCTACCTGGTGCGCGAGTACGCCCGCCAGGTACAGGACGTCACCGCGCAGGGTCCGGAGGGCCAGCCCCTGCCGGTGCGCCGCGTGGACAAGCGCACCTGGCGCGTGGACGCGAAGGGGCAGGCCGTCACCCTGCGCTACCGCGTCTACGCGAACGAGCTGTCCGTGCGCACCAGCCACCTGGACGGCAGCCACGCCTACTTCAACGGCGCCACCGTGTTCCTCTACACGGAGGCCACGCGCGCCCTGCCCCACCACGTCACCGTGGACGCGCCGCAGGGCTGGCGCACGTTCTGCGCGCTGGACTCGGAAGGGGCCACCTTCCTCGCGCCGGACTACGACACGCTCGTGGACAGCCCCTTCGAGGTGGGCCCGCACACGCCGCTGACCTTCACCGTCGCGGGCGTGCCGCATGAGGTGGTGGTGTGGGGCGACAGCGTGCCGGACGCGGACCGGCTGTGCGCGGACATGCAGCGCATCTGCGAGGCCCAGGCGCGCATGTACGAAGGCCTGCCGCTCAAGCGCTACCTGTTCCTCGTCTACCTCACCGAAAGGGGCCGCGGCGGGCTGGAGCACCAGGCCTCCACCGCGCTGCTCTTCCCGCGCATGGGCCTGTCCTCGCTCCGGGGCTGGGAGGACTTCCTCACGCTGGTGGCGCACGAGTACTTCCACCTGTGGAACATCAAGCGGGTGAAGCCGCGCGCGCTGGTGCCGTTCGACTACTCGCAGGAGAACTACACCTCGCTGCTGTGGGCCTTCGAGGGTGGCACCGCCTACTACGACAACCTCTTCGTGCGCCGCGCGGGCCTGATGTCCCCCACGCGCTACCTGGCCCGGCTGGGGGAGACGTTCTCCCTGCTGCACTCCACCCCGGGCCGCCGCGTGCAGACGCTCACGGAGGCGTCGCTCGTCAGTTGGGTGAAGCACTACCGCCCGGACGAGCACTCCACCAACAGCGCCGTCTCCTACTACCTCAAGGGCGAGGTGGTGTGCGCGCTGCTGGACCTGGAGGTGCGCCGCGCCACCGGCGACGCGAAGTGCCTGGATGACGTCATGCGGTTGCTGTGGCAACGCCATGGCGACGGCTCCGGCGTCCCGGAGGACGGCGTGGAGCAGGCCGCGAGCGAGGTGGCGGGCGTGGACCTGACGCCCTTCTTCGACCGGGCGGTGCGCTCCACGGAGGACCTGGACTACGGCGTCTTCGCGCACGTGGGGCTGGAGGTGTCCTTCCGCGTGCGGGAAGCCCCCAACGACAAGGGCGGCACGCCGCCGCGCCTCAAGGGCGAGCCCAGGCCCAGGGGCTGGCTGGGCGTCACCGTGCGCGGCTCCTCGACGCTGTCCACCGTCCCGGAGGGCACGCCCGCGCTGGAGGCGGGCCTGTATCCGGAGGACGACGTGGTGGCGCTGGACGGCTGGCGCGTGGACGGCGCGGGGCTCATCGCCCGCTGCGAGGACAAGCGCCCCGGCGACACCGTGCGGGTGACGCTGTTCCGCCGCGACCGCCTACTGGAGGTGCCCGTCGTCCTGGGCCAGAAGCCCGCGGACGCCGCGTGGCTGCAGCGCGTGGAGCGCCCCACGGACGCGCAGAAGGCCGCGTTCCAGGCGTGGCTGGGCTCCCCCTGGGACGAGACTCCCGGCCCGGCGTAG
- a CDS encoding RsmB/NOP family class I SAM-dependent RNA methyltransferase, protein MSRAQHERARPNPNRPLREDLVLQACLEAYGGVRREGRLSDRALEFVLRRKTVLYSTERRAVAERVYALLRRQRTVDFLLERSHRKFDALDATRQDVMRLAASRILHGEDPTYVARSSGLTGPDVSVLDRLPDAAAELDALPEAKRFPIAASLPDFLADRFRAVFGKDAAKAAEAMNERAPLIVRANTLKGDRAQLQERLAAEDVESTKPTTLSPLGLVMETRLNLFSLQDFKDGGFEIQDEGSQLLGMLVDAPPTRVVDACAGAGGKTLQLAAQMKNRGDLHALDVDEGRMEDLRKRARRAGVHNVRTQLIPHEGPDADAALTPLKGLADRVLVDAPCSGTGTFRRKPDARYRLSPEDLEMHVGRQKALLARFAMLVKPGGRLIYGTCSVLREENEDVVEDFLSKHPDFSVRPVAEVLGAELGAKLGPGPFLRLAPHTHGTDGFFGAVLVKAK, encoded by the coding sequence ATGAGCCGCGCCCAGCATGAACGCGCGCGCCCCAACCCCAACCGCCCCCTGCGCGAGGACCTGGTCCTCCAGGCGTGTCTGGAGGCCTACGGCGGCGTGCGCCGCGAGGGCCGCCTGTCCGACCGCGCCCTGGAGTTCGTGCTGCGCCGCAAGACGGTCCTGTACTCCACCGAGCGCCGCGCCGTGGCCGAGCGCGTCTACGCCCTGCTGCGCCGCCAGCGCACCGTGGACTTCCTCCTGGAGAGGTCGCACCGGAAGTTCGACGCGCTGGACGCCACACGCCAGGACGTCATGCGGCTCGCCGCGTCCCGCATCCTCCACGGCGAGGACCCCACCTACGTCGCGCGCTCCAGCGGCCTCACCGGCCCGGACGTGTCCGTGCTCGACCGCCTGCCGGACGCCGCCGCGGAGCTGGACGCCCTGCCGGAGGCGAAGCGCTTCCCCATCGCCGCGTCGCTGCCGGACTTCCTCGCGGACCGCTTCCGCGCCGTCTTCGGCAAGGACGCCGCGAAGGCCGCCGAGGCCATGAACGAGCGCGCCCCGCTCATCGTCCGCGCCAACACGCTCAAGGGCGACCGCGCCCAGCTCCAGGAGCGCCTGGCCGCGGAGGACGTGGAGTCCACCAAGCCCACGACCCTGTCCCCCTTGGGCCTGGTCATGGAGACGCGGCTCAACCTCTTCTCCCTCCAGGACTTCAAGGACGGCGGGTTCGAGATCCAGGACGAGGGCAGTCAGCTCCTGGGCATGCTCGTGGACGCGCCGCCCACCCGCGTGGTGGACGCGTGCGCGGGCGCGGGTGGCAAGACGTTGCAGCTGGCCGCGCAGATGAAGAACCGCGGCGACCTGCACGCGCTGGACGTGGACGAGGGCCGCATGGAGGACCTGCGCAAGCGCGCGCGCCGCGCGGGCGTGCACAACGTGCGCACGCAGCTCATCCCGCATGAGGGCCCGGACGCGGACGCCGCGCTCACGCCGCTCAAGGGCCTGGCGGACCGCGTGCTGGTGGACGCGCCGTGCAGCGGCACCGGCACCTTCCGCCGCAAGCCGGACGCGCGATACCGCCTCTCGCCGGAGGACCTGGAGATGCACGTGGGCCGGCAGAAGGCCCTGCTCGCGCGCTTCGCCATGCTGGTGAAGCCCGGCGGCCGGCTCATCTACGGCACGTGCAGCGTGCTGCGCGAGGAGAACGAGGACGTGGTGGAGGACTTCCTGTCCAAGCACCCCGACTTCAGCGTGCGCCCCGTGGCGGAGGTGCTGGGCGCGGAGCTGGGCGCGAAGCTCGGCCCCGGTCCCTTCCTCCGGCTGGCTCCGCACACCCACGGCACCGACGGCTTCTTCGGCGCCGTGCTCGTCAAGGCGAAGTAA
- a CDS encoding metallophosphoesterase, with the protein MDRTKSLSLAALAALFVGGFASGDALALPRDPYLQKVGPDTATVAFRLSSNCSSAQVRYGVGGTSQTAKSSATSKIHAVVLTGLSPATSYTYSVDACGETTPAKSFSTAPVPGTRRVHFAAVGDFGTGGSDQKKVAASMLTNKPELFVALGDNAYASGTESEFQNNLFTPMAALLAQVPMFATPGNHEYVTNEAQPYLDNLYLPTNNAEGSERYYSFDWGHVHFVSIDSNCAVGLASASKCTLAAQKAFVEKDLAATTQPWKVVFFHHPSWSSGEHGSQLTMRRQFGPLFEKYGVDLVLTGHDHDYERSKPMLGDAEAGKNDTGIPYLVVGGGGATLREFATSRPSWSVIRDDAAHGFLDVDVVEGNLTAKLVKTDGGVLDSFTLSKTLPAQPEQPQGTLNVAVDSASGAAPLTASFTATASQSGATVTWDFGDGGTAEGTQVQHVFARAGTYTVTATATVQGAAPLTATTVVTVTSNGTTDPGTGTGTGEDPGTTPSDPDPRPEVPGTPTTPGVTPGDDSNGGGGCAAGPSAALIPAAAALVAGLVRRRRRNR; encoded by the coding sequence ATGGACCGGACGAAGTCTCTTTCGCTCGCTGCCCTGGCTGCCCTTTTCGTGGGGGGCTTCGCCTCGGGTGACGCGCTCGCCCTGCCGCGTGATCCCTACCTTCAGAAGGTGGGCCCCGACACCGCCACCGTGGCGTTCCGGCTGTCGTCGAACTGCTCCAGCGCCCAGGTGCGCTACGGCGTGGGCGGCACCAGCCAGACGGCGAAGTCCTCGGCCACCTCGAAAATCCACGCCGTGGTCCTCACCGGCCTGTCTCCCGCCACCTCCTATACGTACTCCGTGGACGCGTGCGGTGAGACGACCCCCGCGAAGTCGTTCAGCACCGCCCCCGTGCCCGGCACGCGGCGCGTGCACTTCGCCGCGGTGGGCGACTTCGGCACCGGTGGCAGCGATCAGAAGAAGGTCGCCGCGTCCATGCTCACCAACAAGCCGGAGCTCTTCGTCGCCCTGGGCGACAACGCCTACGCGTCCGGCACCGAGTCCGAGTTCCAGAACAACCTCTTCACCCCCATGGCCGCCCTGCTCGCGCAGGTGCCCATGTTCGCCACGCCTGGCAATCACGAGTACGTGACCAACGAGGCCCAGCCCTACCTGGACAACCTCTACCTGCCCACCAACAACGCGGAGGGCTCGGAGCGCTACTACTCGTTCGACTGGGGGCACGTGCACTTCGTGTCCATCGACTCGAACTGCGCCGTGGGTCTGGCGTCCGCGAGCAAGTGCACGCTCGCCGCGCAGAAGGCGTTCGTGGAGAAGGACCTGGCCGCCACCACGCAGCCGTGGAAGGTCGTCTTCTTCCACCACCCGTCCTGGTCCAGTGGCGAGCACGGCTCGCAGCTCACCATGCGCCGCCAGTTCGGCCCCCTGTTCGAGAAGTACGGCGTGGACCTGGTGCTCACCGGTCATGACCACGACTACGAGCGCAGCAAGCCCATGCTCGGTGACGCCGAGGCCGGCAAGAACGACACGGGCATCCCCTATCTCGTCGTCGGCGGTGGCGGCGCCACCCTGCGCGAGTTCGCCACGTCGCGCCCCTCCTGGAGCGTCATCCGCGATGACGCGGCCCACGGCTTCCTCGACGTGGACGTCGTCGAGGGCAACCTCACCGCGAAGCTCGTGAAGACGGACGGCGGCGTCCTGGACTCGTTCACCCTCTCCAAGACGCTGCCCGCGCAGCCGGAGCAGCCCCAGGGCACGCTGAACGTCGCCGTGGACAGCGCCAGCGGTGCCGCGCCCCTCACGGCCTCTTTCACCGCGACGGCCTCCCAGTCCGGCGCCACCGTCACCTGGGACTTCGGCGACGGCGGCACCGCCGAAGGCACCCAGGTCCAGCACGTCTTCGCCCGGGCCGGCACCTACACCGTGACGGCCACGGCCACCGTCCAGGGCGCCGCCCCGCTGACGGCCACCACCGTGGTCACCGTGACGTCCAACGGAACCACCGACCCCGGCACCGGCACCGGCACGGGTGAGGACCCAGGCACCACGCCGTCCGACCCCGACCCCCGCCCCGAGGTTCCGGGCACGCCCACGACGCCGGGCGTCACGCCGGGGGATGACTCGAACGGAGGCGGTGGCTGTGCCGCCGGCCCGTCCGCCGCCCTGATTCCCGCCGCGGCGGCCCTGGTCGCCGGACTCGTGCGCCGCCGGCGCCGCAACCGCTGA
- a CDS encoding peptidylprolyl isomerase, whose protein sequence is MGHQRGSGVWLSISSLLLSLACGRAGTEPALSAGTAPVVARFDGGVVTEDELLRESQRLPPNLRERFETGPGRQEFIRSLVDKRLLFQEAARRGIPQDEEIRRQVRELEERLSIQALLAQEEKAATAPTEAEARAFYEGHLERFAQPERLRLARAWVMVPSGSGRPVWEQARQRAESLRKRLLAGEPVAKVAAAGDGPERARGGEWGLLARGEFGNAELEKAALALTRPGAVSAVVQDATGVGVLVLQERRPARVPPFEEVREAVAGQMAPGAQRRVFEQLLTRLRAASSVQLPDGTGSPAGKPDVKP, encoded by the coding sequence ATGGGACATCAGCGGGGCTCTGGAGTTTGGCTGTCAATTTCTTCGCTGCTCCTGTCCCTGGCGTGCGGCCGGGCAGGCACCGAACCCGCCCTCTCCGCCGGCACGGCCCCCGTCGTGGCGCGCTTCGATGGCGGCGTGGTGACCGAGGACGAACTGCTGCGCGAGAGCCAGCGGCTCCCTCCCAACCTTCGTGAGCGCTTCGAGACAGGTCCGGGACGTCAGGAATTCATTCGTTCCCTGGTTGATAAGCGATTGCTGTTTCAGGAAGCCGCCCGCCGGGGCATTCCGCAGGACGAGGAGATCCGCCGTCAGGTGCGGGAGCTGGAAGAGCGGCTGAGCATCCAGGCGCTCCTTGCCCAGGAAGAGAAGGCGGCCACCGCCCCCACGGAGGCGGAGGCGCGGGCCTTCTATGAGGGTCACCTCGAACGCTTCGCCCAGCCCGAGCGCCTGCGGTTGGCCCGGGCGTGGGTGATGGTGCCTTCGGGAAGCGGGCGTCCGGTCTGGGAGCAGGCCCGCCAGCGCGCCGAGTCCCTGCGAAAACGGCTGCTCGCGGGCGAGCCGGTGGCGAAGGTCGCGGCCGCGGGGGATGGCCCGGAGCGTGCCCGAGGCGGGGAGTGGGGACTGCTGGCGCGCGGCGAGTTCGGGAACGCGGAGCTCGAGAAGGCCGCGTTGGCACTGACCCGCCCTGGGGCCGTCTCCGCGGTGGTGCAGGACGCGACGGGCGTCGGGGTGCTGGTGTTGCAGGAGCGCCGTCCCGCGCGCGTGCCGCCCTTCGAGGAGGTGCGCGAAGCGGTGGCCGGGCAGATGGCGCCGGGGGCCCAGCGGCGCGTGTTCGAGCAGCTTTTGACGCGGCTTCGGGCCGCGTCCTCCGTCCAGTTGCCGGACGGGACCGGATCCCCGGCGGGGAAGCCGGACGTGAAGCCTTGA
- a CDS encoding peptidylprolyl isomerase — translation MTFNGAGIASGGRWTVEIPMGWKFRWMGLAVLGLSLGVSGCGKEKSASTPAVTGPVVASVGETKITQAELEAKLAEQPAFVRARYGTPEKKKEFLDNLVRFELLVQEAKRRGLESDPEVRAMLEKVMVQQLVKSQTESAEAAVSDAEAKAFYDANLTEFVKPERVRISQLLLKAPRGTPERQKALTQAVKLATDVRKEGDVPRAFDTAVRAHSQDTATQAQGGDLGFHTREELTALGGEALAEAAWNLKTVGQLSTPIESDTGVHLLMLQARQVGHEQTFEQAKPRIAQRLGAERRSKALETLVEKLRTQTKVEVDEDVLAKVNPEAGVKPAPGPGQAGAAPR, via the coding sequence ATGACATTCAATGGCGCGGGCATCGCGTCCGGGGGCCGCTGGACCGTGGAGATTCCGATGGGCTGGAAGTTCAGGTGGATGGGACTGGCAGTGCTGGGGCTGTCCCTGGGAGTGAGTGGTTGCGGCAAGGAGAAGTCCGCTTCGACCCCGGCAGTGACGGGTCCTGTCGTGGCCAGCGTGGGGGAGACAAAAATCACCCAGGCGGAGCTGGAGGCGAAGCTGGCGGAGCAGCCTGCTTTTGTCCGGGCGCGCTACGGAACACCGGAAAAGAAGAAAGAGTTCCTAGACAACCTGGTTCGCTTTGAATTGCTGGTCCAGGAAGCGAAGCGTCGCGGGTTGGAATCGGACCCCGAGGTCCGCGCGATGCTTGAGAAGGTGATGGTGCAGCAGTTGGTGAAATCCCAGACGGAGTCCGCGGAGGCCGCGGTGAGCGACGCGGAGGCCAAAGCCTTCTACGACGCCAACCTTACGGAGTTCGTGAAGCCGGAGCGCGTGCGCATCAGCCAGCTCCTGTTGAAGGCGCCCCGGGGCACACCGGAGCGGCAGAAGGCGCTGACGCAGGCGGTGAAGCTGGCGACGGACGTGCGGAAGGAAGGGGATGTTCCTCGCGCGTTCGACACGGCGGTGCGTGCGCACTCCCAGGACACGGCGACCCAGGCCCAGGGAGGAGATCTGGGCTTCCACACGCGAGAGGAGTTGACGGCCCTGGGCGGTGAGGCGCTCGCGGAAGCCGCATGGAACCTGAAGACGGTGGGCCAGCTGTCCACGCCCATTGAAAGCGATACGGGCGTCCATCTCCTGATGTTGCAGGCACGTCAGGTGGGGCATGAGCAGACGTTCGAACAGGCAAAGCCTCGCATCGCGCAGCGCCTGGGAGCGGAGCGTCGGTCGAAGGCGCTGGAAACCCTGGTCGAGAAGCTGCGGACCCAGACGAAGGTGGAGGTGGACGAGGACGTCCTCGCGAAGGTGAACCCGGAGGCAGGCGTGAAGCCCGCGCCCGGCCCGGGTCAGGCCGGAGCAGCGCCGCGATAG